A stretch of the Xiphophorus couchianus chromosome 15, X_couchianus-1.0, whole genome shotgun sequence genome encodes the following:
- the wdr21 gene encoding WD repeat domain 21 isoform X1: MKKWKWRQNRRKGWHRGNRQRPSSDEQWQEYNDAGPSHRASQKEHDNQSASASSTSSSSKSNSGVPELPGFYFDPEKNRYFRLLPGHNNCNPLTREQLQEKEREKQRHKRLAEDECAKAPRTGLNTSLLLHKRHLGLLPENSYCRLVHEVKVSGMMRHKLQIQSTDNSNPNTDNFRIIVGDSVCERVFTVNDVSHGGCKYGIMNFSSGSRGSLSVEMCDNLYFTNRKVVNSICWASVNYPDSHVLLCLVGAADTPGCVSLLPASLFSNSNPDQPGMLCSFKISTAWSCAWCFNPQFDKTFSTGLTRRVIVKDAETGRTQTYGVGTDVLAQHFALRVPVLFNGCRSGEIFSIDLRQRGRRDHSWKASRFHHESAITSVRVLQDENYLLAADMLGQIKTWDVRVRKPVLEYKGHHNEHAYLPIHVNEHEGLLLAVGQDCYTRLWSLKDGHLLRTIPSPHPAANDTIPSVVFSSNLGGSTGLPGLLMAVKHDLYYFPYNTDYQDGGEPSF; encoded by the exons ATGAAGAAGTGGAAATGGCGACAGAATCGTCGAAAGGGTTGGCACAGAGGAAACCGACAGAGACCATCCAGCGACGAACAGTG GCAGGAGTATAATGATGCTGGGCCGTCTCACAGAGCATCTCAGAAGGAACATGATAACCAATCTGCCTCAGCTTCTTCAACCTCTTCTTCCTCTAAATCCAACAGCGGAGTACCAG AGCTGCCCGGTTTCTACTTTGACCCTGAGAAGAACCGTTACTTCCGTCTGCTTCCTGGACACAATAACTGCAACCCACTGACCAGAGAACAGCTGCAAGAAAAGGAAAGGGAGAAGCAGAGACATAAGAGACTGGCAGAAGATGAGTGTGCA AAGGCCCCAAGAACTGGATTGAACACATCCTTGTTGCTGCACAAAAGGCATCTTGGGCTGTTACCTGAGAACTCCTATTGCAG GCTTGTCCATGAGGTAAAAGTCAGCGGAATGATGCGCCACAAGCTGCAGATTCAGAGCACAGACAACAGCAACCCAAACACAGACAACTTCAGGATCATCGTG GGGGATTCTGTGTGTGAGCGAGTGTTCACCGTCAACGACGTGTCTCACGGTGGCTGCAAGTACGGCATTATGAACTTCAGCAGTGGGAGCCGGGGCTCTTTGTCCGTGGAAATGTGCGATAATCTGTACTTCACCAACCGCAAGGTG gtgAACTCCATCTGCTGGGCCTCGGTTAACTACCCCGACTCTCATGTTTT GTTGTGTCTGGTGGGAGCGGCTGACACCCCCGGCTGTGTTAGTTTACTCCCCGCGTCGCTCTTCAGCAACTCTAACCCAG atcaACCAGGGATGCTGTGTAGCTTCAAGATATCTACAGCTTGGTCCTGCGCTTGGTGCTTCAACCCACAGTTTGATAAGACCTTCAGCACTG GCCTGACTCGTCGGGTCATCGTCAAGGATGCAGAGACGGGACGGACGCAGACGTACGGCGTCGGCACCGACGTCTTGGCACAGCATTTTGCTCTCAGG GTTCCGGTCCTGTTTAACGGCTGCCGATCGGGGGAAATTTTCAGCATAGACCTCCGGCAGCGTGGCCGCAGGGATCACAGTTGGAAGGCCAGTCGCTTCCACCATGAGTCAGCCATCACCTCTGTACGAGTCCTGCAGGATGAGAACTATCTGCTGGCGGCAGACATGTTGGGTCAG ATCAAGACGTGGGATGTGCGAGTTAGGAAGCCTGTGCTGGAGTACAAAGGGCATCACAACGAGCATGCCTACCTCCCCATTCATGTCAATGAACATGAAGGCCTTTTGTTAGCAG TGGGCCAAGACTGCTACACAAGGCTGTGGAGCCTGAAGGATGGTCACCTGTTGAGGACCATCCCGTCGCCCCATCCAGCGGCCAACGACACGATCCCAAGTGTCGTCTTCTCCTCGAATCTGGGCGGCAGCACGGGGCTCCCCGGACTGCTCATGGCCGTCAAGCATGACCTGTACTACTTCCCATACAACACCGACTACCAGGACGGAGGAGAGCCATCGTTTTAA
- the wdr21 gene encoding WD repeat domain 21 isoform X3 has protein sequence MKKWKWRQNRRKGWHRGNRQRPSSDEQQEYNDAGPSHRASQKEHDNQSASASSTSSSSKSNSGVPELPGFYFDPEKNRYFRLLPGHNNCNPLTREQLQEKEREKQRHKRLAEDECAKAPRTGLNTSLLLHKRHLGLLPENSYCRLVHEVKVSGMMRHKLQIQSTDNSNPNTDNFRIIVGDSVCERVFTVNDVSHGGCKYGIMNFSSGSRGSLSVEMCDNLYFTNRKVVNSICWASVNYPDSHVLLCLVGAADTPGCVSLLPASLFSNSNPDQPGMLCSFKISTAWSCAWCFNPQFDKTFSTGLTRRVIVKDAETGRTQTYGVGTDVLAQHFALRVPVLFNGCRSGEIFSIDLRQRGRRDHSWKASRFHHESAITSVRVLQDENYLLAADMLGQIKTWDVRVRKPVLEYKGHHNEHAYLPIHVNEHEGLLLAVGQDCYTRLWSLKDGHLLRTIPSPHPAANDTIPSVVFSSNLGGSTGLPGLLMAVKHDLYYFPYNTDYQDGGEPSF, from the exons ATGAAGAAGTGGAAATGGCGACAGAATCGTCGAAAGGGTTGGCACAGAGGAAACCGACAGAGACCATCCAGCGACGAACA GCAGGAGTATAATGATGCTGGGCCGTCTCACAGAGCATCTCAGAAGGAACATGATAACCAATCTGCCTCAGCTTCTTCAACCTCTTCTTCCTCTAAATCCAACAGCGGAGTACCAG AGCTGCCCGGTTTCTACTTTGACCCTGAGAAGAACCGTTACTTCCGTCTGCTTCCTGGACACAATAACTGCAACCCACTGACCAGAGAACAGCTGCAAGAAAAGGAAAGGGAGAAGCAGAGACATAAGAGACTGGCAGAAGATGAGTGTGCA AAGGCCCCAAGAACTGGATTGAACACATCCTTGTTGCTGCACAAAAGGCATCTTGGGCTGTTACCTGAGAACTCCTATTGCAG GCTTGTCCATGAGGTAAAAGTCAGCGGAATGATGCGCCACAAGCTGCAGATTCAGAGCACAGACAACAGCAACCCAAACACAGACAACTTCAGGATCATCGTG GGGGATTCTGTGTGTGAGCGAGTGTTCACCGTCAACGACGTGTCTCACGGTGGCTGCAAGTACGGCATTATGAACTTCAGCAGTGGGAGCCGGGGCTCTTTGTCCGTGGAAATGTGCGATAATCTGTACTTCACCAACCGCAAGGTG gtgAACTCCATCTGCTGGGCCTCGGTTAACTACCCCGACTCTCATGTTTT GTTGTGTCTGGTGGGAGCGGCTGACACCCCCGGCTGTGTTAGTTTACTCCCCGCGTCGCTCTTCAGCAACTCTAACCCAG atcaACCAGGGATGCTGTGTAGCTTCAAGATATCTACAGCTTGGTCCTGCGCTTGGTGCTTCAACCCACAGTTTGATAAGACCTTCAGCACTG GCCTGACTCGTCGGGTCATCGTCAAGGATGCAGAGACGGGACGGACGCAGACGTACGGCGTCGGCACCGACGTCTTGGCACAGCATTTTGCTCTCAGG GTTCCGGTCCTGTTTAACGGCTGCCGATCGGGGGAAATTTTCAGCATAGACCTCCGGCAGCGTGGCCGCAGGGATCACAGTTGGAAGGCCAGTCGCTTCCACCATGAGTCAGCCATCACCTCTGTACGAGTCCTGCAGGATGAGAACTATCTGCTGGCGGCAGACATGTTGGGTCAG ATCAAGACGTGGGATGTGCGAGTTAGGAAGCCTGTGCTGGAGTACAAAGGGCATCACAACGAGCATGCCTACCTCCCCATTCATGTCAATGAACATGAAGGCCTTTTGTTAGCAG TGGGCCAAGACTGCTACACAAGGCTGTGGAGCCTGAAGGATGGTCACCTGTTGAGGACCATCCCGTCGCCCCATCCAGCGGCCAACGACACGATCCCAAGTGTCGTCTTCTCCTCGAATCTGGGCGGCAGCACGGGGCTCCCCGGACTGCTCATGGCCGTCAAGCATGACCTGTACTACTTCCCATACAACACCGACTACCAGGACGGAGGAGAGCCATCGTTTTAA
- the wdr21 gene encoding WD repeat domain 21 isoform X2 has protein sequence MKKWKWRQNRRKGWHRGNRQRPSSDEQWQEYNDAGPSHRASQKEHDNQSASASSTSSSSKSNSGVPELPGFYFDPEKNRYFRLLPGHNNCNPLTREQLQEKEREKQRHKRLAEDECAKAPRTGLNTSLLLHKRHLGLLPENSYCRLVHEVKVSGMMRHKLQIQSTDNSNPNTDNFRIIVGDSVCERVFTVNDVSHGGCKYGIMNFSSGSRGSLSVEMCDNLYFTNRKVNSICWASVNYPDSHVLLCLVGAADTPGCVSLLPASLFSNSNPDQPGMLCSFKISTAWSCAWCFNPQFDKTFSTGLTRRVIVKDAETGRTQTYGVGTDVLAQHFALRVPVLFNGCRSGEIFSIDLRQRGRRDHSWKASRFHHESAITSVRVLQDENYLLAADMLGQIKTWDVRVRKPVLEYKGHHNEHAYLPIHVNEHEGLLLAVGQDCYTRLWSLKDGHLLRTIPSPHPAANDTIPSVVFSSNLGGSTGLPGLLMAVKHDLYYFPYNTDYQDGGEPSF, from the exons ATGAAGAAGTGGAAATGGCGACAGAATCGTCGAAAGGGTTGGCACAGAGGAAACCGACAGAGACCATCCAGCGACGAACAGTG GCAGGAGTATAATGATGCTGGGCCGTCTCACAGAGCATCTCAGAAGGAACATGATAACCAATCTGCCTCAGCTTCTTCAACCTCTTCTTCCTCTAAATCCAACAGCGGAGTACCAG AGCTGCCCGGTTTCTACTTTGACCCTGAGAAGAACCGTTACTTCCGTCTGCTTCCTGGACACAATAACTGCAACCCACTGACCAGAGAACAGCTGCAAGAAAAGGAAAGGGAGAAGCAGAGACATAAGAGACTGGCAGAAGATGAGTGTGCA AAGGCCCCAAGAACTGGATTGAACACATCCTTGTTGCTGCACAAAAGGCATCTTGGGCTGTTACCTGAGAACTCCTATTGCAG GCTTGTCCATGAGGTAAAAGTCAGCGGAATGATGCGCCACAAGCTGCAGATTCAGAGCACAGACAACAGCAACCCAAACACAGACAACTTCAGGATCATCGTG GGGGATTCTGTGTGTGAGCGAGTGTTCACCGTCAACGACGTGTCTCACGGTGGCTGCAAGTACGGCATTATGAACTTCAGCAGTGGGAGCCGGGGCTCTTTGTCCGTGGAAATGTGCGATAATCTGTACTTCACCAACCGCAAG gtgAACTCCATCTGCTGGGCCTCGGTTAACTACCCCGACTCTCATGTTTT GTTGTGTCTGGTGGGAGCGGCTGACACCCCCGGCTGTGTTAGTTTACTCCCCGCGTCGCTCTTCAGCAACTCTAACCCAG atcaACCAGGGATGCTGTGTAGCTTCAAGATATCTACAGCTTGGTCCTGCGCTTGGTGCTTCAACCCACAGTTTGATAAGACCTTCAGCACTG GCCTGACTCGTCGGGTCATCGTCAAGGATGCAGAGACGGGACGGACGCAGACGTACGGCGTCGGCACCGACGTCTTGGCACAGCATTTTGCTCTCAGG GTTCCGGTCCTGTTTAACGGCTGCCGATCGGGGGAAATTTTCAGCATAGACCTCCGGCAGCGTGGCCGCAGGGATCACAGTTGGAAGGCCAGTCGCTTCCACCATGAGTCAGCCATCACCTCTGTACGAGTCCTGCAGGATGAGAACTATCTGCTGGCGGCAGACATGTTGGGTCAG ATCAAGACGTGGGATGTGCGAGTTAGGAAGCCTGTGCTGGAGTACAAAGGGCATCACAACGAGCATGCCTACCTCCCCATTCATGTCAATGAACATGAAGGCCTTTTGTTAGCAG TGGGCCAAGACTGCTACACAAGGCTGTGGAGCCTGAAGGATGGTCACCTGTTGAGGACCATCCCGTCGCCCCATCCAGCGGCCAACGACACGATCCCAAGTGTCGTCTTCTCCTCGAATCTGGGCGGCAGCACGGGGCTCCCCGGACTGCTCATGGCCGTCAAGCATGACCTGTACTACTTCCCATACAACACCGACTACCAGGACGGAGGAGAGCCATCGTTTTAA
- the zfyve1 gene encoding zinc finger FYVE domain-containing protein 1: protein MSGQSPAVDKGMNTVLVCQESYACGGSDEAAFECDECGSLQCTRCELELHRQERMRNHDRVRITAGHVPFCDACKGDNSCAGRLRAVVRCQGCKINLCLDCQKRTHGGVNKRKHPLTPYPPAKAPHESSVTDGESEMEILKSKLEKVCSFLLVDEREEMQVKNEEDFVSRLGCTTDELLKVVSIFGNTGEGKSYTLNHTFFLGREVFKTSPTQESCTVGVWAALDPIHRVVVIDTEGLLGAGANQGQRTRLLLKVLAVSDVVIYRTHADRLHDDLFKFLGDASDAYLKHFTKELKATTARCGLDVPLSTLGPAVIIFHETVHTKLLGSDKLSESAERLLQERFRKLGLFPEAFSSIQYRGTRTYNPPTDFSGLLRSLEQQLDNNNTRSPRSASVIFEALQALSERFCGEIPDERMTSNSFFPDEYFTCSSICLSCGSGCKRSMNHLKEGLDHEAKHRCRYSAQYDNRIYTCKACYEGGKEVIVVPKTTASSDSPWFGLAIYAWSGYVIECPNCGVIYRSRQYWYGNQDPVETVVRTEIQHIWPGSDGFLKDNNNAAQRLLDGVKYISQSVSELSVKPAKAVTSWLTDQIAPAYWKPNSLILNCHKCGEEFQPNDTKHHCRACGEGFCDTCSSKTRPVPERGWGLAPVRVCDACFHNRGIPTELLDAALEEEGGTLIARKVGEAVQNTLGAVVGAIDIPLGLVKDAARPAYWVPDQDIQSCCECQREFTPRLSIHHCRACGQGVCDDCSQERRPVPSRGWDHPVRVCNGCSQKSGDL, encoded by the exons ATGAGTGGCCAAAGTCCGGCGGTGGATAAAGGAATGAACACAGTGCTGGTTTGCCAGGAGAGCTACGCCTGTGGAGGGTCAGACGAGGCTGCGTTCGAATGCGATGAATGCGGCAGCTTGCAATGCACCCGCTGTGAACTGGAGCTCCACCGCCAGGAGCGCATGAGGAATCACGACCGGGTTCGGATCACGGCGGGTCACGTTCCCTTCTGCGACGCCTGTAAAGGTGACAACAGCTGCGCCGGCAGACTCAGAGCGGTGGTGCGCTGCCAGGGCTGTAAGATCAACCTGTGTTTGGACTGCCAGAAACGCACTCATGGCGGAGTCAACAAGCGGAAGCACCCTCTGACGCCTTATCCCCCCGCCAAGGCGCCTCACGAGAGCAGCGTGACCGATGGGGAGTCGGAGATGGAGATCCTCAAGTCGAAGCTGGAGAAGGTGTGCAGCTTCCTGCTGGTTGATGAGAGGGAGGAAATGCAG GTGAAGAATGAGGAGGACTTTGTCAGCAGACTTGGCTGCACCACTGATGAGCTCCTCAAGGTGGTCTCCATCTTTGGCAACACCGGGGAGGGCAAATCTTACACCCTGAACCACACCTTCTTTCTTGGAAGAGAAGTGTTTAAGACCTCCCCCACACAAGAGTCTTGCACCGTGGGTGTTTGGGCAGCTTTGGACCCTATCCATAGAGTTGTAGTCATTGACACAGAGGGTTTGCTTGGGGCCG GAGCTAACCAAGGTCAGCGAACGCGTCTTCTTCTGAAGGTCCTGGCTGTTTCTGACGTGGTTATCTACCGAACACATGCGGACCGTCTCCACGACGATCTCTTTAAGTTCCTCGGAGACGCGTCAGACGCCTACCTGAAACACTTTACAAAAGAGCTGAAGGCAACAACGGCCCGCTGCGGTCTGGACGTTCCGCTGTCAACGCTGGGTCCAGCCGTGATTATTTTCCATGAGACCGTCCACACCAAGCTTCTGGGATCAG ACAAACTGTCTGAGTCGGCCGAGCGTCTGCTCCAGGAACGATTCAGGAAACTGGGGCTTTTCCCTGAGGCTTTCAGCTCCATCCAGTACCGCGGGACTCGCACCTACAACCCTCCCACAGACTTCAGCGGATTGCTGCGCAGCCTGGAGCAGCAGTTGGATAACAACAACACCCGATCGCCGCGTTCTGCAAGCGTCATCTTCGAGGCTCTGCAG GCCTTGAGTGAGCGTTTCTGTGGGGAGATCCCAGATGAACGAATGACCAGTAACTCCTTTTTCCCAGATGAGTATTTCACCTGCTCCAGCATCTGCCTCAGCTGTGG GTCAGGCTGCAAGAGAAGCATGAATCACTTAAAAGAGGGACTCGACCATGAAGCCAAACATCGTTGCCGCTACTCTGCGCAGTACGACAACCGCATCTACACTTGCAAG GCCTGCTACGAGGGCGGGAAGGAAGTGATTGTGGTTCCCAAGACAACGGCCTCATCCGACTCACCGTGGTTTGGCCTGGCCATCTACGCCTGGTCAGG ATATGTAATCGAGTGCCCGAACTGCGGAGTAATCTACAGAAGCAGACAGTACTGGTATGGAAACCAGGATCCGGTGGAAACAGTGGTGAGGACAGAGATCCAGCACATCTGGCCTGGG TCTGATGGCTTTTTGAAAGACAACAACAATGCGGCCCAAAGGTTGTTGGATGGAGTCAAATACATTTCTCAGTCCGTCTCCGAACTCAGCGTCAAACCTGCCAAAGCGGTCACTTCCTGGTTGACCGACCAGATTGCTCCTGCCTACTGGAAACCTAATTCCCTTATCTTG AATTGTCACAAATGTGGGGAGGAGTTTCAGCCCAATGACACCAAGCACCACTGCCGCGCCTGCGGAGAGGGTTTCTGCGACACCTGCTCTTCCAAAACCCGGCCGGTCCCGGAGAGGGGCTGGGGGCTCGCGCCGGTTCGGGTCTGCGATGCTTGTTTTCACAACCGAGGAATTCCAACGg AGTTACTGGATGCTGCCTTGGAGGAAGAGGGAGGCACCCTGATAGCGAGAAAGGTTGGCGAGGCAGTTCAAAACACTTTGGGTGCCGTCGTTGGTGCCATTGACATACCTTTAG GTCTAGTAAAGGACGCTGCTCGCCCTGCCTACTGGGTCCCAGACCAGGACATTCAGTCCTGCTGCGAGTGCCAAAGGGAGTTCACGCCGCGTCTGTCCATCCACCACTGCCGCGCCTGCGGCCAGGGAGTGTGTGACGACTGCTCTCAGGAGCGCCGCCCTGTGCCGTCCCGAGGCTGGGACCACCCGGTGCGCGTCTGCAACGGCTGTAGCCAGAAATCCGGGGACCTCTAG
- the pigh gene encoding phosphatidylinositol N-acetylglucosaminyltransferase subunit H, translating into MEDEAFSNISGKAISLDCQTHSSFCREFTVSSPKMSIGKVMAYTCSVWLLAYAVFFFTENTAVLSSAILITLTGMMLHIHFVKVDHESLLVIGSLGIQVSSSYASGREVTTFIEMSRIKDIVINEAVYLNQIIYYLCVLLKEPSEPNVVSSVVPLFQSSKPRLNCLAKVYESCQEILSKCQ; encoded by the exons ATGGAGGACGAAGCCTTCTCTAATATAAGCGGCAAAGCGATATCCCTGGATTGTCAGACTCACTCCAGCTTTTGCAGGGAGTTCACTGTTAGCTCCCCCAAGATGTCCATCGGTAAAGTGATGGCGTACACTTGTTCTGTGTGGCTCTTAGCTTATGCTGTGTTCTTCTTCACAGAG AACACCGCAGTTCTCTCCAGTGCTATTCTCATCACCCTCACTGGCATGATGCTTCACATCCACTTTGTGAAGGTGGACCACGAGTCTCTTCTTGTCATTGGCTCCCTGGGCATCCAGGTGTCCTCCAGCTACGCGTCAGGTCGCGAGGTCACCACTTTCATCGAGATGAGCAGGATCAAAGACATTGTCATCAATGAAGCTGTATACCTG AATCAGATCATCTACTACCTGTGTGTGCTGTTAAAAGAGCCTTCAGAACCCAACGTAGTCTCAAGTGTTGTCCCATTGTTTCAG AGTTCCAAGCCGAGGCTCAACTGTTTAGCGAAGGTTTACGAGAGCTGTCAAGAGATTCTGTCCAAGTGCCAATGA
- the rhov gene encoding rho-related GTP-binding protein RhoV — protein sequence MPPQMDYFYHESRVPSACGLTREDELDPDVISCMLVGDGAVGKTSMIISYISNGYPAEYQQTGFDVFSGQVQVEGSPVKIQLLDTAGQEEFDEFRALSYAHADVFLLCFSMVDPDSFHNITKKWVPDIRAHNASSPIILVGTQLDRLLDVNVLINLDKCKVKPVLSSRARSLADKIRATDYIECSSLTQKNLKEAFDAAIFAAIKSKTRKGKKRRFSDRRTKAFSRCSWKKFFCFI from the exons ATGCCACCCCAAATGGATTACTTTTACCACGAGTCCCGAGTCCCTTCAGCTTGCGGGCTTACCCGGGAGGACGAGCTGGACCCCGATGTGATCAGCTGCATGCTGGTCGGAGACGGAGCGGTGGGGAAGACCAGCATGATCATCAGCTACATCTCCAACGGATACCCGGCGGAGTATCAGCAGACAGGGTTTGATGTGTTttctg GTCAGGTCCAAGTGGAAGGGTCTCCAGTAAAAATTCAACTTCTGGACACAGCTGGACAG GAAGAGTTTGACGAGTTCCGAGCTCTGTCCTACGCCCATGCCGACGTCTTCCTCCTGTGCTTCAGCATGGTCGATCCCGACTCGTTCCACAACATCACCAAGAAGTGGGTGCCGGACATCCGGGCCCACAACGCGTCCTCGCCCATCATCCTCGTCGGGACTCAGCTGGACCGGCTGCTGGATGTCAACGTCCTCATCAACCTGGACAAGTGCAAAGTCAAGCCGGTACTGAGCTCACGGGCCCGGAGCCTGGCGGACAAGATCCGGGCCACGGACTACATCGAGTGCTCGTCGCTGACGCAGAAGAACTTGAAGGAGGCGTTCGATGCGGCTATTTTTGCCGCCATtaagagcaaaacgcgcaagggGAAGAAAAGGAGGTTTTCCGACAGGCGCACCAAAGCTTTCTCGAGGTGCAGCTGGAAGAAGTTCTTCTGCTTCATCTGA